A stretch of DNA from Bacillota bacterium:
GCTGGACTTTTACGGGCTGTGGAAGCTGTTCGACGCGCTGACCGATGCGGCGTTCTACTACCGCAACCGCGAGTTCGCCCTGGGCAACACCCCCGAGCAGCGGTTCATGGGCAACTGGAGCGACGGGGTGCCGGTCAGGGAACTGGAGGTCTGGACATCCCTGCCGGTCGAAGGCTGAAAGACGGCAAGCTATAGCTACCGCACCTCAGGGAAGGAGTGCTCGACAGCGCATGGCGATGACGCCCAGGGTAGCCATCATCTACTACAGCTCGACCGGCACCGTATACCGGATGGCTCGGGAGGTCGCGGCGGGGGGCAGGGAGGCCGGCGCCGAGGTGAGGCTGCGGCGCGTGGCCGAACTGGCGCCGCCCGAGGCGGTCGAGAAAAACGCCGCATGGAAGGCCCACCTGGAAGCGACGCGGGACGTGCCGATGGCCGGCCACGATGACCTGGAGTGGGCCGACGCCTACATCTTCGGCACGCCGACCCGGTACGGCAACGTCTCGTCGCAGCTCAAGCAGTTCCTGGACAGCACGGGGCCGCTGTGGGCACAGGGCAAGCTGGCCAACAAGGTGGCGGCGGCCTTCACCAGCGCGTCCAACGCGCACGGGGGCCAGGAGGCCACGCTGCTGGCCCTCTACAACGTGATGTACCACTGGGGCTGCATCGTGGTCACCCCCGGCTACACGGATCCTCGGGTCTTTCAGGCCGGTGGCAACCCCTACGGGGTGAGCTGGACGGCGATGGGCGGGCAACCCCCTCTGGATGACGAGGTGCGGCGGGCGCTTCGCCACCTGGCCGCGCGCCTCGTGCGGGTGGCGCGCTGGGTGCGGGAGGGGCAGCGGGCCGAAGAAGAGGAACAGCTCACAACCGTGGAGCGCTAGGCTCGGGCTCTCTGCCGCACCGGCCAAGGTCGGCTCTTAGTGGTGAAGGGCCTGCCGTAGCCCTGGCTCCCCAATCGGCGGCTGCAACGGCAGGCAGCCGAGCGGGTTGGAGCGGATCTCCAAGAAATCGGCGGAATCGGAAGGAGTTCTCCTCCATCCGTCGAAGGAGGTCTGCGTCAACGGCGGAGGGCGGACGAGCTACGCAACGATGCAACGTACGCGCAATGCCTCTGGAGATGAATACGGCGGGCTTTTCGAACGCATTCGAGGGGGCCTCATCGTCTCTTGCCAGGCACCCGAGGGCGAACCACTGCACGGCCCGGAGTTCATGACTGCGATGGCCGTCGCCGCGTGGCAGGGGGGCGCGGCCGGGATCCGGGCCAACTCGGGTCCGGACATTCGGGCCATCAGGAGAACGGTTCCCCTGCCAATCATCGGGATTGTCAAGAGGAAGTATCCCGATTCGCCCGTGTTCATCACCCCGACTTTGCGGGAAGCGGGGGAGGCGGTGGAGGCAGGTGCAGATATCCTGGCGCTGGATGCCACCCTCAGGCTGCGGCCGAGCGGGCTCGACTTGGCCGAGTTTGTCCGGGCCATTCGGGCTCGCTGGCCCTTGCCGCTCATGGCAGACGTGAGTAGCGTGGCCGAGGGCGTAGCCGCCGCCCGGCTGGGCTTTGACCTGGTTGCGACCACGCTGGTCGGTTACGTGGGGGATCACCCACCCCTGGACTACGCGCCCGATTTCACGCTGATCGCGCGCATGGTTCAGGAGGTCACCACTCGCCTGGGGGTACCGGTGGTGGTGGAGGGACACATCTGGGACCCGTGGCAGGCCCGTC
This window harbors:
- a CDS encoding N-acetylmannosamine-6-phosphate 2-epimerase, which gives rise to MQRTRNASGDEYGGLFERIRGGLIVSCQAPEGEPLHGPEFMTAMAVAAWQGGAAGIRANSGPDIRAIRRTVPLPIIGIVKRKYPDSPVFITPTLREAGEAVEAGADILALDATLRLRPSGLDLAEFVRAIRARWPLPLMADVSSVAEGVAAARLGFDLVATTLVGYVGDHPPLDYAPDFTLIARMVQEVTTRLGVPVVVEGHIWDPWQARRCLELGAFAVVVGSAITRPHLITRRFVEALGGAGKDQGS
- the wrbA gene encoding NAD(P)H:quinone oxidoreductase, which encodes MTPRVAIIYYSSTGTVYRMAREVAAGGREAGAEVRLRRVAELAPPEAVEKNAAWKAHLEATRDVPMAGHDDLEWADAYIFGTPTRYGNVSSQLKQFLDSTGPLWAQGKLANKVAAAFTSASNAHGGQEATLLALYNVMYHWGCIVVTPGYTDPRVFQAGGNPYGVSWTAMGGQPPLDDEVRRALRHLAARLVRVARWVREGQRAEEEEQLTTVER
- a CDS encoding alpha/beta hydrolase — encoded protein: ADHYAPASLVASPAGPAADATAPVWAQGVALRLFGLVTGRPDLDQRVGLPDALDFYGLWKLFDALTDAAFYYRNREFALGNTPEQRFMGNWSDGVPVRELEVWTSLPVEG